In one window of Helianthus annuus cultivar XRQ/B chromosome 17, HanXRQr2.0-SUNRISE, whole genome shotgun sequence DNA:
- the LOC110873296 gene encoding phosphatidylinositol 4-kinase gamma 7: protein MSADFSSPVQTQMAVPLFQTPLEVNPNPKPKPTGRRRVFVQTEWGFVLGMDLDRIDNAHTVKRRLQIALNVPIDESSLTFGDTVLNHDLSAIRNDSPLLLTRNVLHRSASTPCLSPTGREIQHRDRSGPVEILGHSSCFVRTKQLVDEVVKGMMSGVDPSPAHGGLGGGYYFKNIKGENVAIVKPTDEEPFAPNNPKGFVGKALGQPGLKRSVRVGETGYREVVAYLLDYDHFANVPPTALVKITHSVFNVNNKIQRKKKLISKIASFQQFVHHDFDASDHGTSSFPVSAVHRIGILDVRIFNTDRHAGNLLVRKVKNDDGNRFGEVELIPIDHGLCLPENLEDPYFEWIHWPQASIPFSDDELEYIEKLDPYLDSEMLKTELPMIREASLRVLILCTVFLKEAASYGLCLAEIGEMMSREFKRGEEEPSELEVLCMDARRLVAEKEAEMTVLPPKAEAEEDGFQFDIDYDDKLPNDSFVFGFGRNPLSRLEEEYEESEEEIEDDVLSKLLMNKCGFGGDNGKPKTGNSGCVGANSSSGYRSANEPLPAGACFVKLGDMNEEQWGMFLESFEDLVVKAFCKRKTIAMGQKPRQRLGTSCQF, encoded by the coding sequence ATGTCTGCTGATTTCAGTTCCCCTGTTCAGACCCAAATGGCCGTACCCCTGTTTCAAACTCCATTAGAGGTGAACCCGAACCCGAAACCGAAACCGACGGGTAGGAGACGAGTATTTGTTCAAACCGAATGGGGttttgtgttaggaatggatctCGATCGGATCGATAATGCTCATACGGTTAAACGACGGTTACAAATCGCGTTAAACGTCCCGATCGACGAAAGTTCGTTGACGTTCGGCGATACGGTTTTAAACCACGATCTTAGCGCGATTCGTAACGATTCGCCGCTTCTTTTGACGCGAAATGTTTTACATCGGAGCGCTTCGACCCCTTGCTTATCTCCCACTGGTCGGGAGATACAGCATAGGGATCGAAGTGGCCCGGTTGAAATACTGGGCCACTCAAGCTGTTTTGTCAGAACAAAACAGCTCGTTGACGAGGTTGTTAAAGGGATGATGAGTGGGGTTGACCCGAGCCCGGCCCATGGCGGGCTCGGGGGTggttattattttaaaaatattaaagGTGAGAATGTGGCTATAGTGAAGCCCACTGATGAAGAGCCGTTTGCGCCGAATAACCCGAAAGGGTTTGTCGGTAAGGCTCTTGGTCAACCCGGGCTGAAACGTTCGGTCCGGGTTGGTGAAACGGGTTACCGAGAGGTGGTGGCTTACCTTCTTGATTATGATCACTTTGCTAATGTACCTCCCACTGCATTGGTCAAGATCACACATTCAGTTTTCAATGTTAACAACAAGATTCAAAGAAAGAAGAAACTTATTAGCAAGATTGCTTCATTCCAGCAGTTTGTTCATCATGATTTTGACGCTAGTGATCACGGAACCTCGAGTTTCCCGGTGTCTGCGGTTCATCGAATCGGGATATTAGATGTGAGAATCTTCAACACGGATCGACACGCGGGGAATTTGCTAGTAAGAAAGGTTAAGAATGATGATGGTAATAGATTCGGTGAAGTCGAGCTCATACCGATTGATCACGGGCTTTGTTTGCCCGAAAACTTAGAAGACCCGTATTTCGAATGGATCCATTGGCCCCAAGCTTCGATCCCGTTTTCAGACGATGAGCTCGAGTACATTGAAAAACTCGACCCGTATCTCGACTCGGAGATGTTAAAAACCGAGCTACCGATGATACGCGAGGCTAGTTTACGGGTTTTGATTCTCTGCACGGTTTTCTTGAAAGAGGCCGCGTCGTACGGGTTGTGTTTAGCTGAGATCGGCGAGATGATGAGTCGGGAATTTAAGCGCGGCGAGGAGGAACCGAGTGAGCTTGAGGTGTTGTGTATGGATGCTAGGAGGCTTGTAGCCGAAAAGGAGGCTGAAATGACGGTTTTACCCCCGAAGGCAGAAGCCGAAGAAGACGGGTTCCAGTTTGATATCGACTACGATGATAAGTTGCCGAATGACAGCTTTGTGTTCGGATTCGGGCGAAACCCGCTTTCTAGACTTGAAGAGGAATATGAAGAAAGTGAAGAGGAAATAGAAGATGATGTACTTTCTAAATTGTTAATGAACAAGTGTGGTTTTGGTGGGGACAATGGTAAACCGAAGACGGGAAACAGCGGTTGTGTCGGGGCGAATTCGTCGTCGGGGTACAGGAGCGCGAACGAGCCACTGCCGGCGGGTGCGTGTTTCGTGAAGTTGGGTGACATGAACGAGGAGCAATGGGGTATGTTTTTAGAGAGTTTTGAAGATCTTGTTGTTAAGGCTTTTTGCAAAAGGAAGACTATTGCAATGGGGCAGAAGCCAAGGCAGAGGCTGGGGACTTCTTGCCAATTTTGA
- the LOC110873297 gene encoding heat shock protein 90-5, chloroplastic: MAPVLSRTLTPSSVASVPYSPLFSSKLNTQNRLSLRSGFLHQNRVKNGSFLCSGLKLEGGKRGSGVVVRCEASAVAEKETSEGSGEMFEYQAEVSRLMNLIVHSLYSHKEIFLRELVSNASDALDKLRFLSVTDPSLLGDAGELEIRIKPDPEKGTITISDTGIGMTREDLIDCLGTIAQSGTSKFLNALKENKDLGSDNSLIGQFGVGFYSAFLVAEKVSVSTKSPKSDKQYIWEASADSSSYVIKEETDPEKQLRRGTEITLYLKDDDKYEFTEPSRVQGLVKNYSQFVSFPIYTWQEKSRTVEVEEEEEAKEGEETPPEGEKKKKKTKTEKYWDWELANETKPIWMRNPKEVEKDQYNEFYKKTFNEFLDPLAYTHFTTEGEVEFRSVIYIPGMAPMNNEDVVNPKTKNIRLYVKRVFISDDFDGELFPRYLSFVKGVVDSNDLPLNVSREILQESRIVRIMRKRLVRKTFDMIQELAENKEDYKKFWENFGKFVKLGCIEDTGNHKRITPLLRFFSSKSEDELISLDEYVDNMDEKQNAIYYIATDSLKSAKSAPFLEKLVQKDIEVLYLVEPIDEVAIQNLQTYKEKKFVDVSKEDLELGDTDEVKERENKQEYILLCDWMKQQLGDKVAKVQVSNRLSSSPCVLVSGKFGWSANMERLMKAQTLGDTSTLEFMRGRRIMEVNPDHPIIKDLHAACKNAPESSEAKRAVDLLYETALIASGFTPDSPAELGGKIYEMMAVALGGKWGRVEETEAAAYESTESNSDSTSESAETEVVEPSEVRTETDPWSS; encoded by the exons ATGGCCCCTGTTTTAAGCAGAACACTAACACCATCTTCCGTAGCCTCTGTTCCATATAGCCCACTATTTTCATCTAAATTAAACACCCAAAACAGATTATCTTTGAGAAGTGGTTTTCTGCATCAAAATAGGGTGAAAAATGGAAGCTTTTTATGTTCTGGATTGAAATTGGAAGGTGGGAAAAGAGGGAGTGGTGTGGTGGTGAGATGTGAGGCTTCTGCTGTTGCTGAAAAAGAAACTTCTGAAGGGTCTGGTGAGATGTTTGAATATCAAGCTGAG GTTTCTCGTTTGATGAATCTGATAGTTCATAGTTTATACAGTCATAAGGAGATTTTTCTTAGGGAGCTTGTGAG TAATGCAAGTGATGCGCTTGATAAATTAAGATTCTTAAGTGTAACCGACCCTTCGCTGCTTGGAGATGCTGGTGAGCTAGAGATCCGTATCAAACCCGACCCCGAAAAAGGGACCATCACGATTTC AGATACTGGTATTGGAATGACCAGAGAAGATCTAATAGACTGCCTTGGAACTATTGCTCAAAGTGGCACTTCTAAGTTCTTAAATGCTCTCAAA GAGAACAAGGATCTTGGAAGTGATAACAGTTTGATCGGTCAATTTGGTGTCGGTTTTTATTCGGCTTTTTTGGTTGCCGAAAAG GTGTCTGTGTCCACAAAGAGTCCCAAATCAGACAAACAATACATTTGGGAAGCATCAGCTGATAGTAGCTCATACGTAATTAAAGAAGAAACCGATCCCGAAAAGCAGCTTCGCCGTGGGACAGAAATAACACTTTATTTGAAG GATGACGACAAATACGAGTTCACCGAACCAAGTAGGGTTCAAGGTTTAGTGAAAAACTATTCACAATTTGTTTCGTTTCCCATTTACACATGGCAAGAGAAATCAAGGACAGTCGAG GTAGAGGAGGAGGAGGAAGCGAAGGAGGGAGAAGAAACACCACCAGAG GgcgagaagaagaaaaagaagactAAAACCGAAAAATACTGGGATTGGGAATTGGCCAACGAAACAAAACCTATTTGG ATGAGGAACCCTAAGGAAGTTGAAAAGGACCAATACAATGAATTCTACAAGAAGACATTCAACGAGTTTCTTGATCCTCTTGCATACACTCACTTCACCACTGAG GGTGAGGTGGAATTTCGAAGTGTAATCTACATTCCCGGAATGGCACCAATGAACAACGAGGATGTTGTAAATCCTAAAACGAAGAATATACGTCTATACGTGAAACGTGTGTTCATTTCCGATGATTTCGATGGCGAACTG TTTCCTAGATACTTgagctttgtaaagggtgtggtAGATTCAAATGATCTTCCCCTCAACGTTTCACGAGAAATTCTTCAAGAAAGTCGAATT GTAAGAATAATGCGAAAGAGGCTTGTTAGGAAAACATTCGACATGATACAAGAACTTGCTGAAAACAAAGAG GACTATAAGAAGTTTTGGGAAAATTTCGGCAAGTTTGTGAAGTTGGGATGCATTGAGGACACCGGAAACCATAAAAGAATAACTCCGTTGCTACGGTTTTTCTCATCCAAGAGTGAGGATGAGTTGATAAGCTTAGATGAATATGTTGATAATATGGATGAAAAACAGAACGCGATCTATTATATTGCGACTGACAGCTTGAAGAGTGCTAAATCGGCTCCTTTCTTGGAGAAGTTGGTGCAAAAGGATATAGAg GTGTTATATTTAGTTGAGCCTATTGATGAGGTGGCGATTCAGAACCTTCAGACGTATAAAGAGAAGAAATTTGTAGATGTGAGCAAGGAAGATCTTGAGCTCG GCGACACGGATGAGGTTAAAGAGAGAGAAAACAAGCAAGAGTATATCCTTCTTTGTGATTGGATGAAGCAACAGCTCGGTGACAAAGTTGCAAAAGTGCAAGTCTCAAACCGTTTAAGTTCTTCCCCTTGTGTTCTTGTTTCGGGAAAATTCGGGTGGTCTGCTAATATGGAACG GTTAATGAAAGCACAAACTCTTGGTGATACTTCAACCTTGGAATTCATGAGGGGAAGAAGAATAATGGAAGTCAACCCTGATCATCCAATCATCAAGGACTTACAT GCTGCATGTAAAAACGCCCCAGAAAGCAGCGAGGCGAAAAGAGCTGTGGATCTCTTGTATGAAACAGCTTTAATCGCTAGCGGATTCACC CCCGATAGCCCGGCTGAACTAGGTGGCAAGATTTACGAGATGATGGCGGTTGCTCTTGGAGGAAAGTGGGGAAGAGTCGAGGAAACCGAAGCTGCTGCTTATGAGTCAACTGAATCAAATTCAGACTCGACATCTGAATCCGCTGAGACCGAAGTTGTAGAGCCGTCAGAGGTGAGAACCGAAACCGACCCGTGGAGTAGTTGA